One window of the Trifolium pratense cultivar HEN17-A07 linkage group LG2, ARS_RC_1.1, whole genome shotgun sequence genome contains the following:
- the LOC123907273 gene encoding uncharacterized protein At4g06744-like has translation MVLSKQHLVSFSITFLLCFNLVNSQILGPILSPLIPLIPDLLNFLDQRLAIVFPIIQAFKNTITSDPLGITSTWDGPDICNYTGFYCDNPPDNNSAITVASIDFNGFQLSAPSLDDFIDQLPDLAIFHANSNNFKGTISPKIASLKYLYELDLSNNLLTGTFPTSILNMPTLSFLDIRYNLFTGTVPQQIFTQTYLDVIFLNNNNFLQTLPNNLGQTTASYITFANNKFTGSIPPSIGKASSTLIEVLLLNNQLTGCLPYEIGFLNNVELFDASGNLLTGPLPLSFGCLKKVEQLNFARNMLYGQVPEVVCALGNLANLSLSYNYFNRVGPLCKKLITSGVLDVSKNCIFDLPDQRSMQECVKFFAHPRTCARSGSFNVTPCQVPTRGKPGNKRNLLSYSALERNRVVL, from the coding sequence atggtttTATCAAAACAACATCTAGTTTCATTTTCAATcacttttcttctttgtttcaaCTTAGTAAATTCCCAAATCCTTGGTCCAATATTATCTCCATTAATCCCTTTAATCCCTGACCTCTTAAATTTCTTAGACCAAAGATTAGCTATAGTTTTCCCAATAATTCAAGCCTTCAAAAACACAATAACCTCTGACCCTTTAGGAATAACATCAACATGGGATGGTCCGGATATATGCAACTACACCGGCTTCTACTGCGATAACCCGCCGGATAATAACTCGGCCATCACTGTCGCCTCCATAGATTTCAACGGCTTCCAACTCTCCGCCCCATCGCTTGATGATTTCATCGATCAACTCCCCGACTTAGCTATTTTCCATGCAAATTCCAACAATTTCAAAGGCACCATTTCGCCGAAAATTGCATCACTCAAATATTTATACGAACTTGATCTAAGTAACAATCTTCTCACCGGAACATTTCCCACTTCAATCCTAAATATGCCAACACTTTCATTCTTAGATATTAGGTACAATCTCTTCACCGGAACAGTTCCTCAACAAATTTTCACACAAACATATTTGGATGTAATTTTCCTTAACAATAACAACTTCCTTCAAACACTTCCCAACAATTTAGGCCAAACAACAGCTTCTTACATTACTTTCGCTAATAACAAATTCACCGGTTCAATTCCTCCTAGCATAGGAAAAGCCTCATCCACGCTAATCGAAGTTTTATTGTTAAACAACCAATTAACTGGTTGTCTTCCTTACGAAATAGGCTTCCTTAATAACGTCGAACTTTTTGACGCCAGTGGTAACCTTTTAACAGGTCCATTACCATTATCATTTGGATGTTTGAAGAAAGTTGAGCAATTAAACTTTGCTAGGAACATGTTGTACGGTCAGGTTCCGGAAGTGGTTTGTGCGTTAGGGAATTTGGCGAATTTATCGTTGtcctataattattttaatagagTTGGACCCTTGTGCAAGAAACTTATAACAAGTGGTGTGCTTGATGTGagcaaaaattgtatttttgatcTTCCTGATCAGAGATCGATGCAGGAGTGTGTGAAGTTTTTTGCACATCCGAGAACTTGTGCGCGTTCTGGATCGTTTAATGTTACGCCTTGTCAAGTTCCTACACGAGGGAAACCTGGAAATAAGAGGAATTTGTTGTCATATTCTGCTCTTGAGAGAAACAGAGTTGTTCTGTAA